In Pelmatolapia mariae isolate MD_Pm_ZW linkage group LG8, Pm_UMD_F_2, whole genome shotgun sequence, one genomic interval encodes:
- the galk1 gene encoding galactokinase, with translation MASCFPSVSELVSEARRLYGQMFGEEPARVAVCAPGRVNLIGEHTDYNQGLVLPMALPLVTVVVGSEISGQDVTVVTAAFDADEPHRLDFCLSSDGSALSPGLPRWANYVKGVIHHYRASPVPGFRAVIATSVPLGGGLSSSASLEVAFYTFLQQLKPDDGNQVSKALACQQAEHTHADVPCGIMDQFVSVLGKEGHALLIDCRSLEATPVPLTDSGLVILITNSNVRHSLSCSEYPIRRRQCETAASILGKDSLRDATMKDLEEARGRMDDVTYRRARHVIEEIQRTVQAAKSLERGEYKEFGKHMVESHNSLRDLYEVSCRELDELVSAAMEVEGVFGSRMTGGGFGGCTVTLLLAEAIDRTIHHIQEKYSGTATFYVTTPAQGAQVLTLS, from the exons ATGGCTAGTTGCTTTCCGAGTGTGTCCGAGCTTGTTTCGGAGGCCCGGCGACTGTACGGACAGATGTTCGGTGAGGAGCCTGCTCGAGTGGCGGTGTGCGCGCCTGGAAGAGTGAACCTAATAGGAGAGCACACCGACTACAACCAGGGACTCGTGCTTCCAATG GCGCTTCCTTTAGTGACTGTGGTGGTGGGTAGTGAAATATCCGGCCAGGATGTTACCGTGGTAACCGCAGCCTTCGACGCTGACGAGCCTCACCGATTGGACTTCTGCCTGTCTAGTGATGGATCTGCACTGTCTCCAGGGTTACCCCGCTGGGCCAACTATGTAAAGGGTGTTATACACCATTACAGGG CTTCGCCAGTCCCAGGTTTCAGGGCAGTGATAGCCACCAGTGTCCCCCTGGGTGGAGGACTGTCCAGCTCTGCCTCTCTAGAGGTGGCCTTTTACACCTTCCTGCAGCAACTCAAGCCAG aTGATGGAAACCAGGTGTCCAAAGCATTAGCCTGTCAGCAGGCTGAACACACTCATGCTGATGTACCCTGTGGCATTATGGATCAGTTTGTATCTGTTCTTGGCAAGGAGGGCCATGCATTGCTCATTGACTGCAG ATCGCTCGAGGCCACCCCTGTTCCTCTGACAGATTCAGGCCTGGTCATTCTCATCACCAACTCCAATGTAAGGCACTCTCTGAGTTGCAGTGAGTATCCCATAAGACGCAGGCAATGTGAGACGGCTGCCTCCATTCTGGGGAAGGACAGTCTGAGGGATGCTACGATGAAGGACCTAGAGG AGGCCAGGGGAAGGATGGATGATGTTACCTACAGAAGAGCTCGCCATGTAATTGAGGAGATTCAAAGAACTGTCCAAGCTGCTAAGTCTCTAGAAAGAGGAGAGTACAAGGAGTTTGGCAAACATATGGTTGAGAGCCACAACAGTCTGAG AGATCTGTACGAGGTGAGCTGCAGGGAGCTAGATGAGCTGGTGTCTGCAGCCATGGAAGTGGAGGGCGTCTTTGGCAGCCGGATGACAGGAGGAGGATTCGGTGGATGCACTGTGACTTTGCTACTCGCTGAGGCCATTGACAGGACCATACACCACATACAG GAGAAATACAGTGGGACTGCGACTTTCTATGTCACAACTCCTGCACAGGGTGCGCAAGTTCTCACTTTGTCCTGA
- the LOC134632885 gene encoding BTB/POZ domain-containing protein KCTD21-like: MLDLNSSDDSKKNSLKDPVCLNVGGEIYTTTLDTLTRCRDSMLGAMFTGQVPMLRDSCGNIFIDRDGKVFRYILNYLRSGSLDLPDGFTELALLRREADFFQIPRLLEEIRHYEVSVPLGLRGGPLGAIMIVKVDSKVRVLHFNLRHGPENYELRTCSVRAFTVDLFCTWRAFLGLLCERFSYRTPQGLNSPHLCRPRQNRLKLEWVPKPDELPQEQYDKQQYRGLTLSSPEVTWSDDMMNMHYSPCEITDMQGFLEELLKISLAEGFKVDLVSPDPADILNCTSLRLVKP; the protein is encoded by the exons ATGCTGGATCTCAACTCTTCAGATGACAGCAAGAAGAACTCTCTTAAGGACCCTGTGTGCTTGAACGTCGGTGGAGAAATCTATACAACAACCTTAGACACTTTAACTCGCTGCCGTGACTCGATGCTAGGCGCCATGTTCACCGGACAAGTTCCTATGCTTAGGGACAGCTGCGGCAACATTTTCATAGACCGTGACGGTAAAGTGTTTCGCTACATTCTGAATTACCTGCGCTCCGGCTCTTTGGATCTGCCAGATGGCTTCACTGAACTCGCACTGCTCAGGAGAGAGGCAGATTTCTTCCAGATACCCCGTCTGCTGGAGGAGATTCGTCACTATGAGGTATCGGTGCCTCTGGGCCTTAGAGGTGGGCCGTTAGGAGCCATCATGATAGTAAAAGTCGACTCCAAG GTCCGTGTTCTCCATTTTAACTTGCGCCATGGGCCTGAAAACTATGAACTCCGCACATGCTCTGTACGAGCGTTCACAGTCGACCTCTTTTGTACCTGGAGGGCATTTCTAGGTTTGCTTTGTGAGCGCTTCTCCTACAGGACACCCCAGGGTCTCAACAGCCCTCACCTATGTCGTCCGAGGCAGAACAGACTGAAACTGGAATGGGTGCCAAAGCCTGATGAACTCCCACAGGAACAGTATGATAAGCAGCAATACAGGGGCCTAACTTTGTCTAGCCCTGAGGTCACGTGGTCAGATGACATGATGAACATGCACTACAGTCCCTGTGAAATCACAGACATGCAAGGCTTTTTGGAGGAGCTGTTGAAGATATCACTTGCTGAGGGGTTCAAGGTTGATCTAGTCTCTCCTGACCCTGCAGATATTCTTAACTGCACTTCACTTCGTCTTGTGAAGCCGTGA